Proteins encoded in a region of the Zunongwangia endophytica genome:
- a CDS encoding RagB/SusD family nutrient uptake outer membrane protein produces MKVRNILMLSIGMLAITGCEDELNLENPNSMTASLYWADEDQALAGINAVYTPLINDGYYMRMTPALTDGRADDFKADSPWPDLGQISNFTILPTSDPIRWMWEAYYQQVFRANQVLQNAPDIEMDEDLKQRILGQAYFLRGLAYFHLAINFEKVPIPLTPAQVQEDYYQPTGTEEELWTQIKSDFAQAQQMLPVDYENVNGPDRAQLGRATKGAATGFLGKAHLYQEEWSDAAAEFRKLIDGPEVNIYSLMDDYRDNFSPFSENNAESLFEVQFANPDQVGGSVKNYGGEPQNAWQQVSSTGHTYAQDGFGYSDFLPTRWIYNKYKEEETVDDNIDPRLLVTIASNEPEANSTTVYGGVEWPHAPDAIYPRKYTHDGLGFDSESEGGNELSEINYRLMRYADVLLMYAEALNELGQTQEAYQYINQVRNRANLADLEDIAPSLSQEDMRDQLAEERALEFAIESIRWHDIRRWGWLYDADKLAELRSRDNEFDSWRAGKEYLPIPQSELDVNPNAEPNSAN; encoded by the coding sequence ATGAAAGTTAGAAATATATTAATGCTATCTATAGGCATGCTAGCAATTACTGGTTGTGAAGATGAACTAAACTTAGAAAATCCAAACAGCATGACCGCTTCTCTGTATTGGGCAGATGAAGATCAAGCTTTAGCTGGAATCAATGCTGTATATACTCCTCTTATTAACGACGGATATTATATGAGGATGACTCCTGCTTTGACGGATGGCCGTGCAGATGATTTTAAGGCAGATAGTCCATGGCCAGATTTGGGCCAAATCTCGAATTTTACTATTTTGCCTACTTCAGATCCAATAAGATGGATGTGGGAAGCTTATTATCAACAGGTTTTTAGAGCCAATCAAGTGTTACAAAATGCTCCAGATATTGAAATGGATGAGGATCTAAAGCAAAGAATTCTAGGTCAGGCATATTTTTTAAGAGGTTTGGCTTATTTTCATTTGGCCATCAATTTTGAAAAAGTACCTATTCCCCTAACTCCTGCTCAAGTTCAAGAGGATTATTATCAACCAACAGGTACAGAAGAAGAATTATGGACGCAAATAAAATCTGATTTTGCTCAAGCTCAGCAAATGCTACCGGTCGATTATGAAAATGTAAACGGACCCGATCGAGCTCAGTTAGGAAGAGCAACCAAAGGTGCAGCTACAGGTTTTTTAGGTAAAGCACATTTATATCAAGAAGAATGGAGCGATGCAGCTGCTGAGTTTAGAAAATTGATTGATGGCCCAGAAGTAAATATCTATTCATTAATGGATGATTATAGAGATAATTTTAGTCCATTTAGTGAAAATAATGCAGAATCTTTATTTGAAGTTCAATTTGCTAATCCAGATCAAGTAGGAGGTTCTGTCAAAAATTACGGTGGAGAGCCACAGAATGCTTGGCAGCAAGTTTCTTCAACTGGTCATACTTATGCACAAGACGGGTTTGGATACTCAGATTTTCTGCCTACAAGATGGATTTATAATAAATACAAAGAAGAAGAAACCGTAGATGACAATATAGATCCTAGATTGTTAGTAACTATTGCTTCTAACGAACCAGAAGCAAATTCAACCACAGTATACGGAGGAGTAGAATGGCCACATGCTCCCGATGCTATTTATCCAAGAAAGTACACACATGATGGTTTAGGTTTTGATTCTGAAAGTGAGGGAGGTAACGAACTTTCTGAAATTAACTATCGCTTAATGAGATATGCTGATGTTTTACTAATGTATGCAGAGGCTTTAAATGAATTGGGGCAGACGCAAGAGGCGTATCAGTATATAAATCAAGTTAGAAATAGAGCAAATCTTGCAGATCTTGAGGATATTGCGCCAAGTCTTTCTCAAGAAGATATGAGAGATCAATTGGCAGAAGAAAGAGCACTAGAGTTCGCAATTGAAAGTATAAGATGGCATGATATTAGACGATGGGGATGGTTATATGATGCTGATAAATTAGCTGAACTTAGATCGCGCGATAATGAATTTGACTCTTGGAGAGCCGGAAAAGAGTATTTGCCTATTCCACAATCTGAGTTAGATGTAAATCCTAACGCTGAACCAAATTCAGCTAATTAA
- a CDS encoding SusC/RagA family TonB-linked outer membrane protein, with product MLILNLLLRAFSTTRKPFRVLAFFILIGFSANAQDGQLITGTVTSESDGLPLPGVNVIIKGTNNGAVTDIDGNYSIEANANDVIVYSFIGFKPQEVSVGAQTEINVALSDDLNALDDVVVVGYGTQRKEDLTGSVSVIDADEIQKVSNSDVSQMLQGRTAGVTVTADGQPGAGANVRIRGVATFGNSQPLYVVDGVPVGTSIRDFNPNDIESIQVLKDASAGAIYGSRAANGVVIITTKQGRKNSPLKIQYSGYYGIDEVAQRIPVLGREDYQMISNEKRLNAGQPLIPGNDPNSDLFVDDINTDWQSVGLKNGHRQNHNIGLSGGGENITYNASIDYFENEGIFVGNGPDYERYSGRINTVMEKGRFKISPSLYYTHSFENSLTFRDDVLTGGRPPLINDLINSIPTLGIYDENNEGGYAGTSSEIHQEIILNVPGINSLFTNNVEVDRIFAIVNPEFKIIDNDNHELTYKLNTSYDKTHVRSFSFVPEFEMGYFFGSGISRLDDNSTIYTVGLIENTLNYKTTLGKNTFDLILGQTYQENKTVIRTAHSEDLPKPYYPILSNGVNQTVGGQQIESSIASYFGRLNYNFDDRYLLTATLRRDGSSRFKEENRWGTFPSVALGWRINNEEFFNVSDDLVSNLKLRVSYGELGNQNIGDYLYQAVINRTIPYNFNLNRVLGGLQTSVINEDIIWETTKSLDIGLETSLFNNRIDVTLDYYRRETEDILVGVPIPWSTGSVNVNPLVNAGSIRNSGFEGEVTYHYTSEDFNFDISANASTIDNEVLALGGNQEPINGTGSRTQIGREVGEHFGFVYDGIFQTQAEVDDHALQPGAAPGDVRFEDLNGDGEINADDRTFLGSALPSVTFGLNFTANYKRFDFTMFTSGAAGYYINSRLYRSLMLSTGYINAHEDILDRWTPDNTDTNIPRVVADDPNNNARDSNRPGWLQKGDYLRINTLSLGYTLPEDVFDSAINSLRVYGTVQNLHTFQHYKGYNPDFNSGILNPGFDNGTYPRPRTFMLGVDLSF from the coding sequence ATGCTAATTTTAAATTTACTTTTAAGAGCATTTAGCACAACTCGAAAACCTTTTCGTGTCTTAGCCTTTTTCATTTTGATAGGCTTTTCTGCTAATGCGCAAGATGGCCAGTTGATTACTGGTACTGTAACTTCTGAAAGCGATGGTCTGCCATTGCCCGGGGTTAATGTTATTATTAAGGGTACAAACAATGGTGCAGTTACCGATATCGATGGTAATTACTCTATTGAGGCTAACGCAAACGATGTAATTGTTTATTCCTTTATTGGATTTAAGCCGCAGGAGGTTTCAGTTGGTGCCCAAACTGAAATTAATGTTGCATTATCTGATGATTTGAATGCCTTAGACGATGTCGTTGTAGTTGGATATGGTACGCAACGTAAGGAAGATCTTACGGGATCGGTTAGTGTAATAGACGCCGACGAAATCCAGAAAGTTTCTAACAGTGATGTTTCTCAAATGCTACAAGGTAGAACAGCCGGTGTTACGGTTACTGCTGATGGACAGCCGGGAGCTGGAGCAAATGTTAGAATTCGTGGAGTAGCTACTTTTGGTAATAGCCAGCCACTTTATGTTGTAGACGGTGTGCCAGTTGGAACATCGATCAGGGATTTTAATCCAAATGACATTGAAAGTATTCAGGTTCTTAAAGATGCTTCCGCAGGTGCAATCTACGGATCTAGAGCAGCCAATGGAGTTGTAATTATTACTACAAAACAAGGTAGAAAAAATTCGCCATTAAAAATTCAATACAGTGGATATTACGGTATTGATGAAGTGGCTCAAAGAATTCCTGTTTTAGGTAGAGAAGATTACCAGATGATCTCTAATGAGAAGAGATTGAATGCTGGACAGCCTCTAATACCAGGAAACGATCCTAATTCTGATTTATTTGTCGATGATATTAATACAGACTGGCAATCAGTTGGTTTAAAGAATGGACACCGACAAAATCATAACATTGGCTTATCTGGTGGTGGTGAAAATATAACTTATAATGCCTCTATCGATTATTTTGAAAATGAAGGGATTTTTGTAGGTAATGGACCAGATTATGAAAGATATTCTGGAAGAATTAATACCGTAATGGAGAAAGGAAGATTTAAGATATCTCCATCGCTTTATTACACACATAGTTTTGAAAATTCATTGACGTTTAGAGACGATGTATTAACTGGGGGACGTCCTCCTTTAATTAATGATTTAATTAATTCTATTCCAACGTTAGGAATTTACGATGAAAATAATGAAGGTGGTTATGCTGGAACGTCATCTGAAATTCACCAGGAAATTATTTTAAACGTACCGGGTATAAATAGTCTTTTTACAAATAATGTTGAAGTAGATAGAATTTTTGCGATCGTTAATCCAGAATTTAAAATTATTGATAACGACAATCACGAATTAACCTACAAGTTAAACACGAGTTATGACAAAACTCATGTGAGAAGTTTTTCTTTTGTTCCTGAATTTGAGATGGGTTATTTCTTTGGATCTGGGATATCTCGTTTAGATGACAATTCTACTATATATACTGTAGGACTTATAGAAAATACGCTGAACTATAAAACTACCTTAGGTAAAAATACTTTTGATCTTATTTTGGGGCAAACTTATCAGGAAAATAAGACTGTCATAAGAACTGCACATTCTGAAGACTTACCTAAGCCGTATTATCCTATACTTTCTAATGGTGTTAATCAAACAGTAGGAGGTCAGCAAATTGAAAGCTCAATTGCGTCATATTTTGGTAGACTTAACTATAATTTTGACGATAGATATCTTTTAACAGCGACGTTAAGAAGAGATGGTTCTTCTAGGTTTAAGGAAGAAAATAGATGGGGAACTTTTCCATCTGTAGCTTTAGGATGGAGAATAAATAACGAAGAGTTTTTTAATGTTTCTGATGATCTAGTAAGTAATCTAAAATTAAGAGTAAGTTATGGTGAACTTGGTAATCAAAACATAGGTGATTATCTTTATCAGGCAGTTATCAATAGAACTATTCCGTATAACTTCAATCTAAATAGAGTTTTAGGTGGCTTGCAAACTAGTGTTATTAACGAAGATATAATTTGGGAGACTACAAAATCGCTAGATATAGGATTGGAAACTAGCTTGTTTAATAACAGGATTGATGTAACTCTGGACTATTATAGAAGAGAGACGGAAGATATACTAGTAGGAGTTCCAATTCCGTGGTCAACAGGTTCTGTTAATGTAAATCCTTTAGTAAATGCTGGTAGTATTAGAAATTCTGGTTTCGAGGGAGAAGTAACTTATCATTATACTAGTGAAGATTTTAATTTTGATATTTCTGCAAATGCGAGTACTATAGATAATGAAGTATTAGCATTAGGAGGAAATCAAGAGCCGATTAATGGAACTGGATCTAGGACCCAGATCGGAAGAGAAGTAGGCGAACATTTCGGATTTGTGTATGACGGTATTTTTCAAACTCAGGCAGAAGTGGATGATCATGCGCTTCAACCTGGAGCTGCGCCCGGGGATGTAAGATTTGAAGACCTAAATGGTGACGGCGAAATCAATGCTGATGATAGAACATTTTTAGGTAGCGCGCTTCCAAGTGTTACTTTTGGATTAAATTTCACAGCTAATTATAAAAGATTTGATTTTACTATGTTTACTTCAGGTGCAGCAGGTTACTATATAAATAGTAGATTATATAGATCGCTAATGCTTTCTACTGGATACATTAATGCTCATGAAGATATTTTGGATCGATGGACACCGGATAATACAGATACGAATATTCCTCGTGTTGTTGCCGATGATCCTAATAACAATGCACGTGATTCCAACAGGCCAGGTTGGTTGCAAAAAGGAGATTATCTACGAATCAATACCTTGTCTTTAGGATATACTTTACCAGAAGATGTTTTTGATAGTGCTATAAACTCTTTGAGAGTGTATGGAACAGTTCAAAATTTACACACTTTTCAGCACTATAAAGGATACAATCCTGATTTTAATTCGGGAATCTTGAATCCAGGTTTTGATAATGGAACTTATCCAAGACCTAGGACTTTTATGCTAGGTGTTGATTTATCATTTTAA
- a CDS encoding arabinan endo-1,5-alpha-L-arabinosidase, with amino-acid sequence MITINEKSYIKRLIAILIIIGAYSCSDDDSGGFVEESEEEEEETIDEESDFDGPTYDDDYTSIASWENRSSWNLANVHDPSITKDGDYFYMYQTDASYGNAHEGNGHFPYRRSSNLVDWDFQGMVFSEVPSWIKDSLNSMRSNMDPPLPAIENPTYGFWAPEIAEVDGKYRFYYSVVVTNPIVGNDDSASWTERAFIGLAETDDLASNNWEDKGMVVSSISDGLETYTRTGSGDWSGYFKYNAIDPSFIKAANGDHWLIYGSWHSGIAAVKVDPSTGKPYQLSSLEDYGTRVAGRGSVDQNRWQALEGPEIIYNEETGFYYLFLAYDELSVAYNTRVARSENIEGPYFGIDGGNVTNGAEAFPVLTHPYQFDNHPGWVGIAHCTVFKDEDTGKWFYSSQGRLPEGVEGINASNAVMMGQIREIYWTEEGWPVVAPERYAAVPEEKIVKEDLIGTWEQITLQYQYRTMQTSVDVILNEDNTLGGAISGSWSFNEDAQILSINGNSFILDNAWDWEASPRKTTMTYAGIANNGYSVWGKKSR; translated from the coding sequence ATGATAACAATAAATGAAAAATCATATATTAAAAGATTAATAGCAATATTAATCATCATCGGAGCATATTCTTGCTCCGATGATGATTCTGGAGGTTTCGTAGAGGAATCTGAAGAAGAGGAAGAAGAAACTATAGATGAGGAATCAGATTTTGATGGACCTACTTATGATGATGATTATACATCAATTGCATCATGGGAAAATCGATCTTCCTGGAACTTAGCAAATGTTCACGATCCAAGTATAACTAAAGATGGTGACTACTTTTATATGTACCAAACAGATGCATCTTACGGGAATGCACACGAGGGAAATGGTCATTTTCCATACAGAAGATCATCAAATTTGGTAGATTGGGATTTTCAGGGAATGGTATTTTCAGAAGTGCCATCCTGGATCAAAGATTCATTAAATAGTATGCGATCAAATATGGACCCGCCTTTGCCGGCTATAGAAAACCCAACTTATGGTTTTTGGGCTCCTGAAATTGCTGAGGTTGACGGTAAATATAGATTTTATTATAGTGTAGTCGTTACTAATCCTATCGTAGGAAATGACGATAGTGCTTCTTGGACAGAGCGTGCATTTATAGGTTTAGCAGAAACCGACGATCTTGCTTCGAATAACTGGGAAGATAAAGGAATGGTTGTAAGCTCGATTTCGGATGGTTTAGAAACTTATACCAGAACTGGTAGTGGAGATTGGAGTGGCTATTTTAAATATAACGCTATCGACCCCTCTTTTATTAAGGCTGCTAATGGTGATCATTGGTTAATTTATGGTTCTTGGCATTCTGGGATTGCTGCAGTTAAAGTTGACCCATCTACTGGGAAACCATATCAATTAAGTTCTTTAGAGGATTATGGTACGCGCGTTGCCGGTAGAGGTAGCGTAGACCAAAATCGTTGGCAGGCTTTAGAAGGTCCAGAGATTATTTATAATGAGGAGACTGGCTTTTATTATTTATTTCTGGCTTATGATGAATTATCTGTAGCGTACAATACACGTGTTGCAAGATCAGAAAATATTGAAGGTCCATATTTTGGAATTGACGGTGGAAATGTAACCAATGGCGCAGAAGCGTTTCCTGTATTAACACATCCATATCAATTTGATAATCACCCGGGATGGGTTGGTATTGCACATTGTACTGTATTTAAAGATGAAGATACCGGAAAATGGTTTTATTCTTCACAGGGCAGGTTGCCTGAAGGTGTAGAAGGAATCAATGCTTCTAATGCAGTAATGATGGGACAAATTCGAGAAATTTACTGGACTGAAGAAGGTTGGCCGGTAGTAGCACCAGAGAGATATGCAGCGGTTCCAGAGGAAAAAATAGTTAAAGAAGACTTGATCGGAACATGGGAGCAAATCACCTTGCAGTATCAATATAGAACCATGCAAACTTCTGTTGACGTCATTCTTAATGAAGATAACACGCTGGGAGGCGCAATTAGTGGCTCATGGTCTTTTAATGAAGATGCCCAGATATTAAGTATTAACGGAAATAGTTTTATCTTAGATAATGCATGGGATTGGGAGGCATCTCCTAGAAAAACAACAATGACTTATGCAGGTATAGCAAATAACGGCTATTCTGTTTGGGGTAAGAAATCCAGATAA
- a CDS encoding alpha-N-arabinofuranosidase encodes MKKNSLTRLSIVLFLLGFSGLSAQTKVDIEDQDSLLINRNIYGHFAEHLGRSIYDGLYVGEASDIPNTDGVRNDLIEALKNLQIPILRWPGGCFADTYHWMDGIGPKEDRPTIVNQWWGGVTEDNSFGTHNFLNLCEELGAEPYLAANIGSGTVKEFADWIQYVNHDGTSPMADLRKENGREKSWGVKYWGVGNEMWGCGGNMTPEYYANLYRQYATFMTSWDNETGLYRIASGANVDDYHWTEVLMRDVPHNLIEGVALHSYSFVEWGNKGDAVDFNEAQYFSTMHTALRMEELVTKHSAIMDKYDPKGNIELIVDEWGGWYDVQEDTNPGFLYQQNTMRDAMIAGVSLNIFNNHSKRVKMANLAQTVNVLQAVALTDGAKMLLTPTYHVMEMYKVHQDAKLLPVSFDSPQYSYEGESLPAVSVSASKDDKNVIHISAVNIDSEKENEVEFDLSGFDIDDFDAEILVSDKLQDHNTFDIPEKIIPKQFKDFKFKRGNLKITLPPFSVVVLESK; translated from the coding sequence ATGAAGAAAAACAGCTTAACAAGATTATCAATAGTTTTATTTCTATTAGGATTTTCAGGACTTAGTGCTCAAACTAAGGTTGATATTGAGGATCAAGATTCCTTATTGATCAATAGAAATATCTACGGTCATTTCGCAGAACATTTAGGACGTAGTATTTACGATGGTTTATATGTAGGAGAGGCTAGTGATATTCCAAATACCGATGGGGTAAGGAATGATCTTATCGAAGCCTTAAAAAATCTTCAAATTCCGATCTTAAGATGGCCGGGAGGATGTTTTGCTGATACTTACCATTGGATGGACGGGATCGGTCCCAAAGAGGATCGCCCGACAATAGTGAATCAATGGTGGGGTGGAGTTACCGAGGATAATAGCTTTGGTACGCATAACTTTCTTAACCTTTGTGAAGAGCTTGGAGCCGAGCCTTATTTAGCGGCGAATATTGGTAGTGGTACCGTAAAAGAATTTGCAGATTGGATTCAATATGTAAATCATGATGGTACTAGTCCTATGGCAGATCTTCGTAAAGAAAATGGAAGAGAAAAATCATGGGGAGTCAAATATTGGGGTGTAGGTAACGAGATGTGGGGCTGTGGTGGAAACATGACACCAGAATATTACGCAAATCTTTACCGTCAGTATGCTACATTTATGACCAGCTGGGATAATGAAACTGGTTTATATCGTATCGCTTCTGGTGCTAATGTGGATGATTATCACTGGACAGAAGTTTTGATGCGTGATGTTCCTCATAATCTAATTGAAGGTGTGGCTTTACATTCTTATTCTTTTGTAGAGTGGGGTAATAAAGGAGACGCTGTAGATTTTAACGAGGCACAGTATTTTTCTACTATGCATACAGCTTTAAGAATGGAAGAGTTGGTAACTAAGCATAGTGCGATAATGGATAAATATGATCCTAAAGGAAATATTGAGCTTATCGTAGATGAGTGGGGAGGATGGTATGACGTTCAGGAAGATACAAATCCTGGGTTTTTATATCAACAAAATACGATGCGTGATGCAATGATTGCGGGAGTTTCCTTAAACATCTTCAACAATCATAGTAAACGTGTGAAAATGGCAAATCTTGCTCAAACTGTTAACGTATTACAAGCAGTAGCGCTAACTGATGGAGCTAAGATGTTATTGACACCTACGTATCATGTAATGGAAATGTATAAAGTTCATCAAGATGCTAAGTTACTTCCGGTTTCTTTTGATTCACCTCAATATTCTTATGAAGGAGAATCTCTACCTGCAGTATCAGTATCTGCGTCTAAAGACGATAAGAATGTTATTCATATTTCCGCGGTGAATATAGATTCTGAAAAAGAGAACGAAGTTGAGTTCGATCTTTCAGGATTTGATATCGATGATTTTGATGCAGAAATATTGGTTTCTGATAAACTTCAGGATCACAATACTTTTGATATTCCAGAAAAAATAATTCCGAAACAATTCAAAGATTTTAAATTCAAAAGAGGGAACTTGAAGATTACTTTACCTCCTTTTTCTGTAGTTGTTTTGGAGAGTAAATAA
- a CDS encoding NUDIX hydrolase, which yields MIHSYSSEDKILLAVDCIIFGFDDEELKILLIKRDFEPEKGKWSLMGGFLKKHENLDHAANRILHHLTGLNNVYLEQLYNFSKVDRDPVERTLSVSYFALINITEHDTELTENYSAKWFSLSEAPSLIFDHTKMVKRAISRLRYRASNGPVGFELLPEKFTMRQLQKLYEAILGEKLDKRNFINKINSFDILVKLEEKDMSSSRKGSFLYKFDQEKYKRKADDGFSFKL from the coding sequence ATGATTCATAGTTATAGTTCTGAGGATAAAATTCTACTTGCTGTGGACTGTATTATTTTCGGCTTCGACGACGAGGAGCTGAAGATTTTACTTATTAAAAGAGATTTCGAACCAGAAAAGGGAAAGTGGTCGCTTATGGGAGGCTTTCTAAAAAAACATGAAAATTTAGATCATGCAGCAAATCGAATTCTCCATCACCTCACCGGTTTAAATAATGTATATCTAGAACAACTATATAATTTTAGTAAGGTAGATAGAGATCCAGTGGAGCGAACTCTATCTGTTTCCTATTTTGCACTTATTAATATTACTGAGCACGACACCGAACTAACAGAGAATTATTCAGCCAAATGGTTTTCGTTATCTGAAGCACCTTCGTTAATATTCGACCATACTAAAATGGTAAAGCGCGCGATTAGCCGACTTCGCTATAGAGCATCTAATGGACCAGTAGGATTTGAACTTTTACCTGAAAAATTCACAATGCGCCAATTACAAAAACTTTATGAAGCAATTTTAGGCGAAAAACTGGATAAAAGAAATTTTATTAATAAGATAAATTCGTTTGACATTTTGGTCAAACTGGAAGAAAAAGACATGAGTTCATCAAGAAAAGGTTCTTTTTTATACAAATTCGATCAGGAAAAATACAAAAGAAAAGCTGATGATGGCTTTTCTTTCAAACTATAG
- a CDS encoding glycoside hydrolase family 127 protein encodes MKFRILSLKRTGLALGVMFLTSVTFAQQSKLSHFKLKDVKLQNSLFEEAMHTDLEYIMEMDPDRLLAPFLREAGLSPKAESYPNWENTGLDGHIGGHYLTALAQMYASAGSEEALERLNNMITELKKAQDANGNGYIGGIPESNRIWKEISEGNIKAGGFSLNDGWVPLYNIHKTYSGLRDAYLIAGNKEAKQMLIDLTDWMIDITSDLSENQIQEMLISEHGGLNETFADVYKITGEKKYLDLAYAFTQKEILQPLANNKDMLNGMHANTQIPKVIGFETIAALDDNQQYHNAASYFWKNVVNKRTVSIGGNSVREHFHPSDDFSSMINSVQGPETCNTYNMLKLSEKLFLANPEEKYINFYEQGLYNHILSSQHPEGGFVYFTPMRPDHYRVYSQPETSMWCCVGSGLENHGKYNQMIYTHSENELYVNLFIPSEVNWEDKNFKLIQTTEFPNSEETSFKIETQKPQKLIINLRYPSWAGNGFKVEVNGKKVKFDKKPGSYISINRKWKNGDQISMKLPMTISSERLPDGSNYESLKYGPIVLAAKTGKEDLKGLFADASRGGHIAEGEKIALSEAPMFVLNDIEDLTSKVTSNSTENLRFSVKDVLYPSTYSDLEFVPFYEVHDSRYAIYFPVETHKSLEAIQQKRKQQEIAERELEEATIDLVNPGEQQPESDHFIKSENSNAGVNKDRHWRDASGWFSYELQDENNEAARVQITYFGLDANRKFSILVNGEVIIKESLKGEKGEDFFTRDYQLPKKIIEQKNKTLTIRFEAEAGSRTAGIYGVRLMKKQ; translated from the coding sequence ATGAAATTTAGAATTCTTAGTTTAAAAAGAACAGGTTTAGCATTAGGAGTTATGTTTCTAACTTCAGTAACATTTGCTCAGCAAAGCAAGTTATCACATTTTAAACTTAAGGATGTAAAACTTCAAAATAGCTTATTTGAAGAAGCTATGCATACCGATTTGGAGTATATTATGGAAATGGATCCAGATCGGTTGCTAGCTCCTTTTTTGCGTGAAGCGGGTCTAAGCCCTAAAGCAGAAAGTTATCCCAATTGGGAAAATACCGGGCTCGATGGCCATATTGGAGGTCATTATTTGACAGCTCTTGCTCAGATGTATGCTTCAGCAGGTAGTGAAGAAGCTTTAGAGCGTCTTAATAACATGATTACGGAGCTAAAAAAAGCTCAGGATGCGAATGGCAATGGATACATTGGCGGAATTCCTGAAAGTAACCGAATTTGGAAAGAAATTTCAGAAGGGAACATTAAAGCTGGTGGTTTTAGTCTTAACGATGGCTGGGTACCACTTTATAATATTCATAAAACCTATTCTGGTTTAAGAGATGCTTATCTTATTGCTGGTAATAAGGAAGCAAAACAAATGCTTATAGATCTAACCGATTGGATGATCGATATTACTTCAGATCTTTCTGAAAATCAAATTCAGGAAATGCTTATTTCAGAGCATGGTGGATTAAACGAAACTTTCGCAGACGTTTACAAAATTACAGGAGAAAAAAAGTATTTAGATTTAGCTTATGCTTTTACCCAAAAAGAAATACTTCAGCCCTTAGCGAATAATAAGGACATGCTAAACGGAATGCATGCCAATACACAGATTCCAAAAGTAATAGGTTTTGAAACTATTGCTGCGCTCGATGATAATCAACAATATCATAACGCAGCTTCTTATTTTTGGAAAAATGTAGTCAATAAAAGAACAGTGTCCATCGGCGGAAATAGTGTAAGAGAGCATTTTCATCCCTCAGATGATTTTTCTAGCATGATAAATAGCGTTCAGGGACCAGAAACCTGCAATACTTATAACATGCTAAAGCTGAGTGAAAAGTTGTTTTTAGCGAATCCTGAAGAAAAATATATAAATTTTTATGAGCAGGGATTGTACAATCATATTTTATCTTCCCAGCATCCGGAAGGCGGCTTCGTGTATTTTACACCTATGCGCCCCGATCATTACCGCGTGTATTCCCAACCTGAAACCAGTATGTGGTGTTGCGTAGGTTCTGGTTTAGAAAATCATGGAAAGTACAATCAAATGATTTATACGCATAGCGAGAATGAGCTATACGTAAACCTTTTTATCCCTTCGGAAGTAAATTGGGAAGACAAAAACTTTAAATTAATTCAGACAACTGAATTTCCGAATTCTGAAGAGACTTCATTTAAAATTGAAACCCAAAAACCACAAAAATTAATTATAAATCTTCGTTATCCTTCTTGGGCTGGTAACGGTTTTAAGGTGGAGGTAAACGGAAAAAAAGTGAAATTCGATAAAAAGCCGGGTTCTTATATATCGATCAATAGAAAATGGAAAAATGGAGATCAAATTTCCATGAAATTACCAATGACTATTTCTTCGGAAAGATTACCTGATGGATCCAATTATGAATCTTTAAAATATGGTCCTATTGTACTTGCCGCCAAAACGGGTAAGGAAGATCTAAAAGGCTTATTTGCCGATGCAAGTAGGGGAGGGCATATTGCAGAAGGCGAAAAAATTGCACTTTCAGAAGCACCAATGTTTGTTTTGAATGATATAGAAGATCTAACTTCTAAGGTTACCTCAAATTCAACTGAAAATTTAAGATTTTCAGTTAAGGATGTTTTATACCCTTCAACTTATAGCGATCTAGAATTTGTGCCTTTTTACGAAGTTCACGATTCACGTTACGCCATTTATTTTCCAGTAGAAACTCATAAAAGTCTGGAAGCGATTCAGCAAAAAAGAAAACAGCAGGAAATTGCCGAACGTGAGCTAGAAGAAGCAACGATAGATCTTGTGAATCCTGGTGAGCAACAACCCGAATCTGATCATTTTATTAAATCTGAAAATTCTAATGCTGGCGTAAATAAAGATCGTCACTGGAGAGATGCTTCAGGCTGGTTTAGTTATGAACTTCAGGATGAAAATAATGAAGCCGCTCGAGTGCAAATCACTTATTTTGGTTTGGATGCTAACCGTAAATTTTCAATTTTAGTCAATGGCGAAGTAATTATAAAAGAATCCTTAAAAGGTGAAAAAGGAGAAGATTTTTTCACTAGAGATTATCAACTACCCAAGAAAATTATAGAACAAAAAAACAAAACCCTAACCATTCGCTTTGAAGCAGAAGCAGGCTCTCGTACTGCTGGTATTTACGGCGTAAGATTAATGAAAAAACAATGA